From a region of the Phragmitibacter flavus genome:
- a CDS encoding addiction module protein: protein MIDAAEVKHMSVGERLEAMELLWDSLVPSVNEAGSPAWHGGSSSSEAC, encoded by the coding sequence ATGATCGATGCTGCGGAAGTGAAACACATGAGTGTCGGTGAGCGCCTGGAGGCGATGGAGCTTCTTTGGGATTCGCTGGTGCCATCGGTCAATGAAGCAGGCTCGCCAGCTTGGCATGGGGGGAGTTCTTCAAGCGAGGCGTGCTGA
- the pbpC gene encoding penicillin-binding protein 1C: MPSRPVIPKLTRARALFFIALLLPLAAWYLLPLAIPLPKTLLAPQPLSPTYFASDGKPLRQLLAADGQRITTPVTYTDLPEPLIHALLAAEDQRFFSHGGIDLLAILRAAKDNLSQNRITSGASTLTQQLIKTTSPKAPRTYLQKIREALQARHLELTWSKQDILTAYFNRVSFGNLLTGIHSAAESYLNKPLRDLTPAECAFLAALPQSPTRLNPHRNLPAVQARQKRILCLMHQHGWLTEEALHLAQNEPLTLHRHSAHFSAPHATSLISNLKSEISNSIPTTIDRSLQQKVETTLTQHLNRLTHKNVTQAAAVIIENQTGHVLALAGSRDFFNSPDGQINGAWSPHSPGSALKPFTYLLALENGFTPATIIPDLPIEYATETGLYRPENYDRKNHGPVTLRHALGNSLNIPAVRLLQQIGGESILYTTLQNLGLTTLTEKPSHYGLGLTIGNAPVRLLELTNAYATLARLGQHQPWTLTPNPNSNLKSQISLRGSAANPEACFLIADILADNNARQQTFGPRSVIRLPFPCAVKTGTSTDYRDNWTLGFTPEYTVGVWAGNFDNTPMNQVSGVTGAGPIFRDLFLHLHRTRGTTWFTTPSELLTHTIDPRNGKIIPSNLTPSLTQQELFLPKTLPPTATAADYESTTNRAYLSPEYTAWLQTTDTWQRDLLAIRPNLNPPPRILTPTNGSTFVLDPDLPDQGRQLLLRSNQQTPTWTSPTLKITQTPNGLTHAHLEPGTHTLTLHLPDSDLTATTQIHVRPAQQKRTP; encoded by the coding sequence ATGCCCTCCCGCCCCGTCATCCCTAAACTGACACGCGCGAGGGCACTTTTCTTTATTGCCCTCCTCCTCCCCCTCGCCGCATGGTATCTCCTCCCCCTCGCCATCCCCCTCCCTAAAACCCTCCTTGCCCCCCAACCCCTCTCCCCCACCTACTTCGCCAGCGACGGCAAACCCCTCCGTCAACTGCTCGCCGCTGACGGACAGCGCATCACCACGCCCGTCACCTACACCGATCTCCCCGAGCCCCTCATTCACGCGCTCCTCGCCGCTGAAGATCAACGTTTCTTCTCCCACGGCGGCATCGACCTCCTCGCCATCCTTCGCGCCGCCAAAGACAACCTCTCCCAAAACCGCATCACCTCCGGTGCCTCCACGCTCACCCAGCAACTCATCAAAACCACCAGTCCCAAAGCCCCCCGCACCTACCTCCAAAAAATCCGCGAAGCCCTCCAGGCCCGTCATCTTGAACTCACCTGGAGCAAACAGGACATCCTCACCGCTTACTTCAACCGCGTCTCCTTCGGCAATCTCCTCACCGGCATCCATTCCGCCGCCGAAAGCTACCTCAACAAACCCCTGCGCGACCTCACCCCCGCCGAGTGCGCCTTCCTCGCCGCCCTCCCGCAATCGCCCACGCGACTCAATCCCCATCGCAACCTCCCCGCCGTCCAAGCCCGGCAGAAGCGCATCCTCTGCCTCATGCATCAACACGGTTGGCTCACCGAGGAAGCCCTGCACCTCGCCCAAAACGAACCTCTCACCCTCCATCGCCACAGCGCCCACTTCTCCGCCCCCCACGCCACCTCATTAATTTCAAATCTGAAATCTGAAATCTCCAATTCCATCCCCACCACCATCGACCGCTCCCTCCAGCAAAAAGTCGAAACCACCCTCACCCAACACCTCAACCGCCTCACCCACAAAAACGTCACCCAGGCCGCCGCCGTTATCATCGAAAACCAGACCGGCCATGTCCTCGCCCTCGCCGGTTCCCGCGACTTCTTCAATAGTCCCGACGGCCAGATCAACGGTGCCTGGTCCCCTCACTCGCCCGGCTCTGCCCTCAAACCTTTCACCTACCTCCTCGCCCTCGAAAACGGATTCACCCCCGCCACCATCATTCCCGATCTCCCGATTGAATACGCCACCGAAACCGGCCTCTACCGACCCGAAAACTACGACCGCAAGAACCACGGCCCCGTCACCCTCCGTCACGCCCTCGGCAATTCCCTCAACATCCCCGCCGTGCGCCTTCTTCAGCAAATCGGCGGCGAATCCATTCTATACACCACCCTCCAAAACCTCGGCCTCACCACCCTCACCGAAAAACCCAGCCACTACGGACTCGGCCTCACCATCGGCAATGCCCCCGTCCGGCTCCTCGAACTCACCAACGCCTACGCCACCCTCGCCCGCCTCGGCCAACACCAACCCTGGACCCTCACTCCAAACCCCAACTCAAATCTTAAATCTCAAATTTCGCTTCGCGGCTCCGCAGCAAATCCCGAAGCTTGTTTCTTGATCGCCGACATCCTCGCCGACAACAACGCCCGCCAGCAAACTTTCGGCCCTCGCTCCGTCATCCGCCTCCCCTTTCCCTGCGCCGTCAAAACCGGCACCAGCACCGACTACCGCGACAACTGGACCCTCGGCTTCACCCCCGAATACACCGTCGGAGTCTGGGCCGGCAACTTCGACAACACCCCCATGAACCAAGTCAGCGGCGTCACCGGAGCCGGCCCCATTTTCCGCGATCTCTTCCTTCACCTCCATCGCACCCGCGGCACCACCTGGTTCACCACACCATCCGAGCTCCTCACCCACACCATCGACCCCCGCAACGGCAAAATCATCCCCTCAAACCTCACTCCTAGCCTGACCCAACAAGAACTTTTCCTCCCCAAAACCCTCCCTCCCACCGCCACCGCAGCCGACTACGAATCCACCACCAACCGCGCCTACCTCTCCCCCGAATACACCGCTTGGCTCCAAACCACCGACACCTGGCAACGCGATCTCCTCGCCATCCGTCCCAATCTCAATCCCCCACCCCGCATCCTCACCCCCACCAACGGCAGCACCTTTGTCCTCGATCCCGACCTCCCCGACCAAGGCCGCCAGCTCCTGCTCCGTTCCAACCAACAAACCCCCACCTGGACCTCACCCACCCTGAAAATCACCCAAACCCCCAACGGCCTCACCCACGCCCATCTCGAACCCGGCACCCACACCCTCACGCTCCACCTGCCCGACTCCGACCTCACCGCCACCACCCAAATCCACGTCCGCCCCGCTCAACAAAAACGCACACCCTAA
- a CDS encoding MMPL family transporter: MALWKKLLLAGLLLAVVVGAGLSRLRLETDILATLPAELPEVGGLKLLRDAFDGGDDLVIGLEFADAGLAEESMGRLGLHLQTMKGVERVRSAGTFENPEQAGALLAWSLQNGSVERLGAVRERIEGEKVGLYLQEVLERLAGSPDPAEVQRWSYDPLGLLEGLKMEEMASMEDSGFVLASADGAFRVMFVAAEGGVTGYKEAGAWLEGIKVEVAEWLKREGVEAEVFYTGEPAFMAETGSGIEKDMRGTIGATEVLITLLFWVMFRRLVPLLWIQLLLVVVMLLTLSLASLVLGRLSVMSLGFAAIVLGIVVDYAVLILQKSRDHPEMGARDLRRLAAPGIVAGAGTTSVVFLSLLFSGLPGLGELGIMVALGVVTGLLVMVLVMPELVAGREKGRGVKDFGSQKVRHGMAGIVTCLLVTGVTGVLMWKGIPGYATGAEALRPTQSDAMSGWEVVQQRLGKEDRASVPLLVSGTVESIRSRAEETVALLDGLKGEGVLVGHGVPSVLLPDLQAQEGNRSAIEWLVGERERLKASVLEAGFTEESLALFDQVTAGWERDLKGVWPQRMAVGAAAEVVGKVIAPTEDGVVMLGSVTVEGEPGKPDMRRLAEVSERLKAKGFVHLTGWESLGTALAGLVKRDFLRMTLPLAALLAVMLWITFRNWRDMVLSVAVLGLGIAGLMATMALMGVSWNLASLAALPLLMGTGIDYGIHIMLSMAHEKDDVRKVQSTTGKAVFFSGMTTVIGFGSLVFAGNAGIASLGLACCVGTLWILALVLGLLPYWRAWLGRLGG; encoded by the coding sequence ATGGCGTTATGGAAGAAGTTGTTGCTCGCGGGCCTGTTGCTGGCGGTGGTGGTAGGGGCAGGGTTGTCGCGCTTGCGGCTGGAGACGGACATTCTTGCGACCTTGCCGGCGGAGCTGCCGGAGGTTGGGGGATTGAAGCTGCTGCGCGATGCGTTTGACGGGGGCGATGATTTGGTGATTGGACTGGAGTTTGCGGATGCAGGTTTGGCGGAGGAGTCGATGGGGAGATTGGGGCTGCATTTGCAGACAATGAAGGGGGTGGAGCGGGTGCGCTCGGCGGGGACGTTTGAGAATCCGGAGCAGGCGGGTGCGTTGCTGGCGTGGTCGCTGCAAAATGGCAGTGTGGAGCGGTTGGGCGCGGTGAGGGAACGAATCGAAGGGGAGAAGGTCGGGCTGTATTTGCAGGAGGTGCTGGAGCGGCTGGCGGGTTCGCCTGATCCGGCGGAGGTGCAGCGTTGGTCGTATGATCCACTGGGGCTGCTGGAGGGATTGAAGATGGAGGAGATGGCGTCGATGGAGGACAGTGGATTTGTGTTGGCGTCGGCGGATGGGGCGTTTCGGGTAATGTTTGTCGCTGCAGAGGGGGGTGTGACCGGATACAAGGAAGCGGGAGCGTGGCTGGAGGGGATCAAGGTCGAGGTGGCGGAGTGGTTGAAGAGGGAAGGGGTGGAGGCAGAGGTGTTTTACACGGGCGAACCGGCGTTCATGGCGGAAACGGGATCGGGCATTGAGAAAGACATGCGCGGGACGATTGGGGCAACGGAGGTGCTGATCACGTTGTTGTTTTGGGTCATGTTCAGGAGATTGGTGCCGTTGTTGTGGATTCAGCTGCTGCTGGTGGTGGTGATGTTGCTGACGTTGAGTCTGGCGAGTTTGGTGTTGGGGCGCTTGTCGGTGATGAGTTTGGGGTTTGCGGCGATTGTTTTGGGGATTGTAGTCGATTATGCGGTGCTGATTTTGCAGAAATCGCGCGATCACCCCGAGATGGGCGCAAGGGATTTGCGAAGATTGGCGGCACCGGGCATTGTGGCGGGGGCGGGGACGACTTCGGTGGTGTTTTTGTCCTTGCTGTTCAGCGGGTTGCCTGGGCTCGGAGAACTGGGGATCATGGTGGCTTTGGGAGTGGTGACGGGACTGTTGGTGATGGTGCTGGTGATGCCTGAGCTGGTGGCGGGTCGGGAAAAGGGGAGGGGCGTGAAGGATTTTGGTTCGCAGAAGGTGCGCCATGGGATGGCGGGAATTGTCACTTGCCTGTTGGTGACGGGGGTGACGGGGGTGCTGATGTGGAAGGGGATTCCGGGTTATGCGACCGGAGCGGAGGCGCTTCGGCCAACGCAGAGCGATGCGATGTCGGGCTGGGAGGTGGTCCAGCAACGACTGGGCAAGGAGGATCGGGCGAGCGTGCCATTGCTGGTTTCGGGGACGGTGGAATCGATTCGTTCGAGGGCGGAGGAGACGGTGGCGTTGCTGGACGGGTTGAAAGGGGAGGGGGTTTTGGTGGGGCATGGGGTGCCGTCAGTTTTGTTGCCGGACTTGCAGGCGCAGGAAGGGAACCGGTCGGCCATTGAATGGCTGGTGGGTGAGCGGGAGCGGCTGAAGGCGTCGGTGTTGGAGGCGGGATTTACGGAAGAGTCGTTGGCGCTGTTTGATCAGGTGACCGCAGGATGGGAGAGGGATTTGAAGGGGGTGTGGCCGCAGAGGATGGCGGTCGGAGCGGCGGCGGAAGTGGTGGGCAAGGTGATCGCGCCGACGGAGGATGGGGTGGTGATGTTGGGGTCGGTGACGGTGGAGGGAGAACCGGGGAAACCGGACATGCGGCGTCTGGCGGAGGTGTCAGAGCGGCTGAAGGCGAAAGGGTTTGTGCATCTGACAGGATGGGAAAGTCTGGGAACGGCGCTGGCGGGGTTGGTAAAGCGGGATTTCCTGCGCATGACGCTGCCGCTGGCGGCACTGCTGGCGGTAATGCTTTGGATCACGTTTCGCAACTGGCGCGACATGGTGTTGTCGGTGGCGGTTTTGGGATTGGGGATTGCCGGGTTGATGGCCACGATGGCGTTGATGGGCGTGTCGTGGAATCTGGCGAGTCTGGCGGCGTTGCCGTTGCTGATGGGCACGGGGATTGATTATGGGATTCACATCATGCTGTCGATGGCGCATGAGAAGGACGATGTGAGAAAGGTGCAATCAACGACGGGGAAGGCGGTGTTTTTCTCTGGGATGACGACGGTGATTGGCTTTGGCAGCCTGGTATTCGCGGGGAATGCGGGGATCGCCAGTCTGGGACTGGCTTGCTGCGTGGGGACGCTGTGGATTTTGGCGCTGGTGCTTGGCCTGCTGCCTTACTGGAGGGCGTGGCTGGGAAGGTTGGGAGGTTGA
- a CDS encoding PEP-CTERM sorting domain-containing protein (PEP-CTERM proteins occur, often in large numbers, in the proteomes of bacteria that also encode an exosortase, a predicted intramembrane cysteine proteinase. The presence of a PEP-CTERM domain at a protein's C-terminus predicts cleavage within the sorting domain, followed by covalent anchoring to some some component of the (usually Gram-negative) cell surface. Many PEP-CTERM proteins exhibit an unusual sequence composition that includes large numbers of potential glycosylation sites. Expression of one such protein has been shown restore the ability of a bacterium to form floc, a type of biofilm.), whose protein sequence is MKLHVLLTLAILGISGLLDLHAAGAIVRIDTINPGDLTLILKDFNTTDQPHSSTTSNSPTPVPSWAPTTDGYHSYTVPTTTSDGKVYFNTAPYNVQYYTNVRVRVRSNASGSSDIWPRVEHGDTTVNLGSTTTAFTEHRQAWRNPQHPNINTATNGGVRWDPNTNTGTEATYDIDYIMVDLGRVVGFEFDVNETGLTTYQTWFNANTRSSNYRVEGSSLKGTTTHVDTYIQTAASLNLDTSIYKFVEIRLKTEPNTGLQFFWGTSITPSYNETNSIRVTATDDQWHIYLVDMSAETNWTGTLQNFRIDIGSAADIDYEIDYIRFREFGAVPEPTRALLLILAIGSIALTRHRQRPQ, encoded by the coding sequence ATGAAACTCCACGTCCTGCTCACCCTTGCCATCCTCGGCATCAGCGGACTTCTCGACCTCCACGCCGCCGGTGCCATCGTGCGCATTGACACCATCAATCCCGGCGACCTCACCCTCATCCTCAAAGATTTCAACACCACGGATCAGCCTCACAGCTCCACCACCAGCAACAGCCCAACTCCAGTTCCCAGTTGGGCACCCACTACCGACGGCTACCACAGCTACACCGTCCCCACCACCACCTCCGACGGAAAAGTCTACTTCAACACTGCTCCCTACAACGTCCAGTATTACACCAACGTCCGAGTCCGGGTCCGCTCCAACGCCAGTGGCTCCTCTGACATCTGGCCCCGCGTCGAACATGGTGACACCACCGTCAACCTCGGCAGCACCACCACCGCCTTCACCGAGCACCGCCAAGCCTGGCGCAACCCCCAGCACCCCAACATCAACACCGCCACCAATGGCGGCGTCCGATGGGACCCCAACACCAACACCGGCACCGAAGCCACCTACGATATCGACTACATCATGGTCGATCTCGGTCGCGTCGTCGGCTTTGAATTCGACGTCAACGAAACCGGACTCACCACCTACCAAACCTGGTTCAACGCCAACACCCGCAGCAGCAACTACCGCGTCGAAGGCAGTTCCCTCAAAGGCACCACCACCCACGTCGATACCTACATTCAGACCGCGGCGTCCCTGAACCTCGACACCAGCATCTACAAATTCGTCGAGATCCGCCTTAAGACCGAGCCAAACACTGGACTCCAGTTCTTCTGGGGCACCAGCATCACCCCCTCCTACAACGAAACCAACAGCATCCGAGTCACCGCCACCGACGACCAGTGGCACATTTATCTTGTCGACATGTCCGCCGAAACCAACTGGACCGGCACCCTTCAAAACTTCCGCATCGACATCGGGAGCGCCGCCGACATTGACTACGAAATCGACTACATCCGCTTCCGCGAATTCGGTGCCGTCCCCGAACCCACCCGAGCCCTGCTCCTTATTCTCGCCATCGGTTCCATCGCCCTCACCCGCCATCGTCAGCGCCCCCAGTGA